The Peribacillus sp. FSL P2-0133 genome has a segment encoding these proteins:
- the prfB gene encoding peptide chain release factor 2 (programmed frameshift), with the protein MELAEIRNELERTAQRLTDFRGLFDLDEKEARIAQLENEMTHPDFWNDQQKAQIVINETNALKEQVNQLSDLNESYENLDLTYELVKEENDQELLAELEEEITILSQKMNDFELQLLLSEEYDSKNAILELHPGAGGTESQDWGSMLLRMYTRWGEKRGFKVETLDYLPGDEAGIKSVTLIFKGHNAYGYLKAEKGVHRLVRISPFDSSGRRHTSFVSCEVMPEFDETINIEVRTEDLKIDTYRASGAGGQHINTTDSAVRITHIPTNTVVTCQNERSQIKNKAQAMNMLKAKLYQREIEQQQAELDEIRGEQKEIGWGSQIRSYVFHPYSMVKDHRTSAETGNLGAVMDGDIDMFIDAYLRSKL; encoded by the exons ATGGAATTAGCAGAAATAAGAAATGAACTTGAACGGACAGCGCAACGATTAACGGACTTTAGG GGTCTCTTTGACTTAGATGAAAAAGAGGCACGAATCGCACAGCTTGAAAATGAGATGACACATCCCGATTTTTGGAATGATCAGCAAAAAGCACAAATTGTCATCAATGAAACGAATGCTTTGAAAGAACAAGTCAATCAATTGTCCGATCTGAATGAATCATATGAAAATCTCGATTTGACATATGAATTAGTGAAAGAGGAGAATGATCAAGAACTTTTGGCTGAACTGGAAGAAGAAATCACGATTCTTTCACAAAAGATGAATGACTTTGAACTTCAACTTTTACTAAGTGAAGAATATGACTCGAAAAATGCCATTCTTGAACTGCATCCTGGTGCAGGCGGAACGGAGTCCCAGGATTGGGGTTCCATGCTGCTTCGTATGTATACAAGATGGGGTGAAAAAAGAGGCTTTAAAGTGGAAACCCTTGATTACCTTCCAGGTGATGAAGCTGGAATCAAGAGTGTCACTTTAATTTTCAAAGGCCATAACGCCTATGGTTATTTGAAAGCGGAAAAAGGGGTCCACCGTCTTGTCCGGATCTCTCCTTTCGATTCCTCAGGGAGACGCCATACTTCATTCGTTTCATGTGAAGTCATGCCGGAATTCGATGAGACGATCAATATAGAAGTACGTACGGAAGATTTGAAAATCGATACGTACCGGGCAAGTGGTGCAGGTGGTCAGCATATCAATACAACGGACTCGGCAGTCCGGATCACCCATATACCTACGAACACCGTGGTAACGTGCCAAAACGAGAGATCTCAAATCAAAAACAAGGCCCAGGCCATGAATATGCTGAAAGCCAAATTGTATCAACGTGAAATTGAACAGCAACAAGCGGAATTGGATGAAATCCGTGGTGAGCAAAAGGAAATTGGCTGGGGCAGCCAAATTCGTTCTTATGTTTTCCACCCGTATTCCATGGTTAAAGATCACCGTACCAGTGCGGAGACCGGAAACTTGGGAGCGGTCATGGATGGGGATATCGATATGTTCATTGATGCGTACTTGCGTTCAAAATTATAA
- a CDS encoding flagellar protein FliT yields the protein MVIRTFHDLTAELLAVLEDRTITERDDKIERITKLIDHRDGLLSQIKPPFTGEEQQLGRAVLLLNQQVDHLLKLQKQEIQRDIQEINKKKRSSNKYTNPYESLSVDGIFYDKRN from the coding sequence ATGGTAATTAGAACCTTTCATGATTTGACTGCTGAATTGCTTGCCGTTCTGGAAGATCGCACGATCACAGAGCGTGATGATAAAATAGAAAGGATCACAAAGCTGATTGATCATCGGGATGGGCTTCTTTCTCAAATCAAACCGCCTTTTACTGGTGAAGAGCAACAATTGGGCCGTGCAGTACTGTTGCTCAACCAACAGGTCGATCACTTGCTTAAGCTCCAAAAGCAGGAGATACAGCGGGATATCCAGGAAATAAATAAGAAGAAACGATCGTCCAATAAATACACGAACCCGTATGAAAGTCTATCAGTGGATGGCATATTTTATGATAAAAGAAACTGA
- a CDS encoding anti-repressor SinI family protein gives MANVAMDQEWVKLISEARSLGFKKEEISAFLKRGSLEVSFEENDGK, from the coding sequence GTGGCTAATGTGGCAATGGATCAAGAATGGGTGAAATTGATTTCAGAAGCAAGGAGCTTGGGTTTCAAAAAAGAGGAAATCAGTGCTTTTTTGAAAAGGGGAAGCCTTGAGGTATCTTTTGAGGAGAACGATGGAAAATAG
- a CDS encoding helix-turn-helix domain-containing protein: MIGERVKKLREEKKMSMTELADKAGVAKSYLSSLERNLQTNPSIQFLEKISAVLNIPVDALLYDAPNKETLDTDWMKIVEEAMNSGVSKQQFREFIEFNKWRKDKEE; this comes from the coding sequence ATGATTGGTGAACGTGTAAAAAAACTGCGAGAAGAAAAGAAAATGTCGATGACTGAACTTGCCGATAAAGCGGGTGTGGCAAAGTCTTATTTAAGTTCGCTCGAGCGGAACTTACAAACGAATCCTTCTATTCAATTTCTTGAAAAAATCTCCGCCGTACTTAACATTCCTGTTGATGCCCTGCTTTATGATGCACCAAATAAGGAAACCTTGGACACTGACTGGATGAAAATCGTTGAGGAAGCCATGAATTCGGGTGTTTCAAAACAACAATTCAGGGAATTCATCGAGTTTAATAAATGGAGAAAAGATAAAGAAGAGTAG
- a CDS encoding flagellar hook-associated protein 2 — translation MVRISGLASGMDIDELVKSMMQAERVPLDKLTQKKQYSEWQRDDYRSVNTALSELDTLIRDGIGKQSSFIKKKVSVSNPDAVSVRNVNSTSDFSGNIQVNGLAKAATMTSTEKSAVTDPKKKLSELGFTTPQDITILAINKNGGFDTEVKDGVTVEKPYTLTLNADDTLESVINKINANSGVTLFFDETSQQFSITAKNTGDVKGRPEIELGGTGDFFDTLKLGSNNEGAGGSKGENASIVYNGLGISRPSNTFQINGAEITVKQKTTDTVTFSSKADVDAILDTITQFVNKYNEVIKKVQDKTGEAKYRSFTPLTSEQKKAMTEDEVKLWEEKAKSGTLKSDSTLKSLLTTMRSSLYTSVDGITGKNNLSSLGITTTKNYLEGGKLMIDEDKLRTAISEDPNEIYDMFMANGSEKSDKGLARRLRDDIESSMKVITEKAGKAGYVNNNFTIGKLVDGLDKKISTFEAKLTKLESRYYNQFTAMEKAIQKANSQSASLASYFS, via the coding sequence TTGGTACGAATCAGTGGTTTAGCAAGCGGGATGGATATTGATGAACTAGTTAAGAGCATGATGCAGGCAGAACGGGTGCCGTTGGATAAATTAACACAGAAAAAGCAGTATTCCGAGTGGCAGCGGGATGATTACCGTTCGGTAAATACAGCTTTATCAGAATTGGATACGCTCATTCGTGATGGAATCGGGAAGCAGTCTTCTTTCATTAAAAAGAAGGTGTCGGTATCGAATCCAGATGCTGTATCAGTGAGAAATGTGAATTCGACCAGTGATTTTTCCGGGAATATACAAGTGAATGGACTTGCTAAAGCAGCAACCATGACAAGTACGGAAAAATCAGCTGTTACCGACCCCAAAAAGAAACTATCGGAATTGGGTTTCACGACACCACAAGATATTACGATACTCGCCATCAATAAAAATGGCGGTTTTGATACGGAAGTAAAAGATGGAGTGACAGTGGAAAAACCGTACACGCTTACCCTTAATGCGGACGATACGTTAGAGAGTGTGATAAATAAAATTAACGCTAACTCGGGAGTGACTCTATTTTTCGATGAAACGTCCCAGCAGTTTTCCATCACTGCTAAAAATACCGGTGATGTTAAAGGTCGGCCTGAAATTGAATTGGGAGGCACCGGAGATTTTTTCGATACGTTAAAACTGGGCAGTAACAATGAAGGGGCTGGCGGCTCAAAAGGGGAAAATGCGTCCATTGTTTATAATGGACTGGGAATTTCCCGGCCTTCGAATACGTTTCAGATTAATGGAGCGGAAATAACGGTAAAGCAAAAAACGACCGATACAGTCACATTCTCATCAAAAGCAGATGTGGATGCCATCCTGGATACAATCACTCAGTTTGTGAATAAATACAATGAAGTCATTAAAAAGGTTCAAGATAAAACGGGCGAAGCGAAATATCGCTCCTTTACGCCGCTTACCTCTGAGCAAAAGAAGGCGATGACGGAGGATGAAGTGAAGCTGTGGGAAGAAAAAGCGAAGAGCGGAACGTTAAAAAGTGATTCGACATTAAAAAGTCTCCTGACCACAATGAGGTCATCTCTATACACCTCGGTGGATGGAATCACTGGAAAAAACAATCTCAGCAGTTTGGGGATCACCACGACCAAGAATTATTTGGAGGGCGGTAAATTAATGATTGATGAGGACAAGCTCCGGACAGCCATTAGTGAGGATCCCAATGAGATTTATGATATGTTCATGGCCAATGGTTCGGAAAAGAGCGACAAAGGCCTCGCGCGCCGGTTGAGGGATGATATAGAATCATCGATGAAGGTGATTACTGAAAAAGCCGGAAAGGCCGGCTATGTTAATAACAATTTTACAATCGGAAAATTGGTTGACGGGCTGGACAAGAAGATCTCAACATTTGAAGCAAAGTTAACGAAATTGGAATCACGTTACTACAACCAGTTCACGGCGATGGAAAAAGCGATTCAAAAGGCAAACAGCCAAAGTGCATCGTTAGCTTCTTATTTTAGTTAA
- the fliS gene encoding flagellar export chaperone FliS, with the protein MAINNPYQSYQQNSVNTASPGELTLMLYNGCLKFIMLGKKGIEAGNIEAKNTNIIKAQNIIRELMVTLNMDTDVSKDMMSLYDFMNRRLIEANMKNDVSALEEVEGLVTEFRNTWKEVIKINRKKQFTQSGQV; encoded by the coding sequence ATGGCGATAAATAATCCATATCAATCGTATCAGCAAAATTCAGTCAATACAGCATCCCCGGGAGAGCTTACATTAATGCTTTATAATGGCTGTTTGAAGTTCATCATGCTTGGGAAGAAGGGCATTGAAGCAGGAAATATCGAAGCGAAGAATACGAACATCATCAAGGCGCAAAATATTATCCGCGAATTGATGGTGACGCTGAATATGGATACGGATGTATCCAAAGATATGATGAGTCTGTATGATTTCATGAACCGGCGTCTGATCGAAGCGAATATGAAAAATGACGTTTCTGCCTTGGAAGAAGTGGAAGGACTTGTTACTGAGTTCCGGAATACTTGGAAGGAAGTAATTAAGATCAATCGGAAAAAACAATTTACCCAAAGCGGTCAAGTGTAA
- the secA gene encoding preprotein translocase subunit SecA produces MLNILNKVFDPNKREIKRLEKIADQVEALADETAALSDEQLRVKTDEFKERYQNGETVDDLLVEAFAVAREGAKRALGLYPYRVQIMGGASLHDGNISEMKTGEGKTLTSTMPVYLNALTGKGVHVVTVNEYLAHRDATEMGVLYDFLGLTVGLNLNSHSKEEKQAAYNADITYSTNNELGFDYLRDNMVLYKEQMVQRPLHFAVIDEVDSILIDEARTPLIISGSAQKSAQLYIQANAFVRTLKKETDYTYDEKTKGVQLTEDGMNRAEKAFNIDNLFDINHVTLNHHINQALKAHVSMHLDVDYVVQEGEIVIVDQFTGRLMKGRRYSEGLHQAIEAKEGLEIQNESMTLATITFQNYFRMYEKLSGMTGTAKTEEEEFRNIYNMNVIAIPTNRNIIRDDRADLIYATTDGKFKAVVEDIAERYKKGQPVLVGTVAIETSEVISAYLSKKGIPHDVLNAKNHEREAEIIANAGNQGSVTIATNMAGRGTDIKLGEGVKELGGLAVIGTERHESRRIDNQLRGRSGRQGDPGVTQFYLSMEDELMRRFGSDNMKNMMARLGMDDSQPIQSKMVTRAVESAQKRVEGNNFDSRKQLLQYDDVLRQQREIIYKQRFDVMESENLREIVETMITASIQRNVVAFAPMGDEEGWNLQGLVDYLNGNLFNEGSITVAELEGKNETELVDFILAKVKESYDQKEEELSEEQMREFEKVIVLRAVDSKWMDHIDAMEQLRQGIHLRAYGQIDPLREYQSEGFAMFEAMIASMEDEVAKYIMKAEIRNNLERKEVIKGQAVNPKEEDGGKVKKAPARKKEDVGRNALCPCGSGKKYKNCHGNLG; encoded by the coding sequence ATGCTTAATATATTAAATAAAGTTTTTGATCCGAATAAGCGAGAAATCAAACGATTAGAAAAAATCGCCGATCAGGTCGAAGCATTGGCTGATGAGACGGCTGCGCTATCGGATGAACAGTTGCGTGTCAAAACGGATGAGTTTAAAGAGCGTTATCAAAATGGGGAAACCGTTGATGATTTGCTTGTCGAGGCTTTTGCGGTTGCGCGTGAAGGTGCAAAGCGTGCTCTGGGCTTATATCCTTACCGTGTTCAAATCATGGGTGGGGCATCCCTTCATGATGGAAATATCTCCGAGATGAAAACAGGGGAAGGTAAAACCTTGACATCCACCATGCCTGTTTATTTAAACGCGCTTACCGGTAAAGGTGTACATGTCGTTACTGTCAATGAATACTTGGCACACCGTGATGCCACCGAGATGGGTGTATTGTATGATTTTCTTGGTTTGACCGTCGGATTGAATTTGAACAGTCATTCTAAAGAAGAAAAGCAGGCGGCGTACAATGCGGATATTACGTACAGTACGAATAATGAGTTAGGTTTTGATTACCTTCGTGACAATATGGTGTTATATAAAGAACAAATGGTACAGCGCCCGCTGCACTTTGCTGTCATTGATGAGGTCGATTCGATTTTGATCGATGAGGCGAGAACGCCATTGATCATTTCCGGTTCCGCACAAAAATCGGCTCAGCTTTATATCCAGGCCAATGCGTTTGTGAGAACCTTAAAAAAAGAAACGGACTACACATATGATGAAAAGACAAAAGGTGTTCAGCTGACGGAAGATGGGATGAACCGAGCTGAAAAAGCGTTTAATATCGATAATTTGTTCGATATTAATCACGTTACTTTGAATCATCATATCAATCAGGCGTTAAAGGCGCATGTTTCCATGCATTTGGATGTGGATTATGTGGTCCAGGAAGGCGAGATAGTCATCGTTGACCAATTCACTGGCCGTTTGATGAAAGGCCGCCGTTACAGTGAAGGTCTCCACCAGGCGATCGAAGCGAAAGAAGGACTTGAAATTCAAAATGAAAGCATGACTCTTGCGACGATTACATTCCAGAACTATTTCAGGATGTATGAAAAACTTTCAGGTATGACCGGTACAGCCAAAACGGAAGAAGAGGAATTCCGCAATATTTATAATATGAATGTCATTGCGATCCCGACAAACAGGAATATCATTAGGGATGACAGGGCAGATCTTATATACGCGACAACTGATGGGAAATTCAAGGCTGTTGTGGAAGACATCGCCGAGCGTTATAAAAAGGGTCAGCCTGTGCTTGTCGGTACGGTTGCCATCGAAACATCTGAAGTCATATCCGCCTATTTATCCAAAAAAGGAATCCCTCACGATGTTTTGAATGCCAAGAACCATGAGCGTGAAGCAGAAATCATTGCGAATGCAGGTAATCAAGGCTCAGTTACGATTGCTACGAACATGGCAGGGCGCGGTACGGATATCAAGCTTGGTGAAGGAGTCAAGGAGCTTGGAGGCCTTGCTGTCATCGGCACGGAACGTCATGAAAGCAGGCGTATAGATAACCAGCTGCGTGGTCGTTCCGGCCGTCAGGGAGACCCAGGGGTCACTCAATTCTATTTATCAATGGAAGATGAATTGATGCGCCGCTTCGGTTCGGATAACATGAAAAACATGATGGCACGCCTTGGAATGGATGATTCTCAGCCAATTCAAAGTAAAATGGTGACAAGGGCCGTTGAATCCGCACAGAAACGGGTCGAAGGCAATAACTTTGATTCACGTAAGCAATTACTGCAGTATGATGATGTTCTCCGTCAACAACGGGAAATTATATATAAACAGCGTTTCGATGTCATGGAAAGTGAAAACTTACGTGAAATCGTCGAAACTATGATTACGGCATCCATCCAGCGAAATGTTGTCGCCTTTGCACCAATGGGTGATGAGGAAGGCTGGAATTTACAAGGCCTTGTGGATTACCTGAATGGTAACCTATTTAATGAAGGTTCAATCACTGTAGCTGAATTGGAAGGGAAAAATGAAACGGAATTGGTTGATTTCATTTTAGCAAAAGTGAAAGAAAGCTATGACCAAAAAGAAGAAGAGCTATCGGAAGAACAAATGCGTGAGTTCGAAAAAGTAATCGTTCTTCGTGCAGTCGATAGTAAGTGGATGGACCATATTGATGCAATGGAGCAATTGCGCCAAGGGATCCACCTTCGTGCTTATGGCCAGATCGATCCGTTACGTGAATATCAATCTGAAGGTTTCGCAATGTTTGAAGCCATGATTGCTTCAATGGAAGATGAAGTCGCCAAATACATCATGAAGGCTGAAATCCGCAACAATTTGGAGCGTAAGGAAGTCATAAAAGGACAAGCGGTCAATCCGAAGGAAGAAGACGGGGGAAAAGTGAAAAAAGCCCCTGCCCGTAAAAAGGAAGACGTTGGCCGAAACGCGTTATGCCCATGCGGCAGCGGTAAAAAATATAAGAATTGTCATGGTAATTTAGGCTAA
- the raiA gene encoding ribosome-associated translation inhibitor RaiA has product MNYNVRGENIEVTPAIREYVEKKIGKLERYFNNTPDANVLVNLKVNNNTSKVEVTIPMQNLVLRAEEENADMYAAIDLINDKLERQIRKHKTKVNRKFRNNLSTTPDAFAFNTDVDEVVDEFEDDNDIEVVRNKRFDLKPMDSEEAILQMNMLGHSFFVYTNADTNTTNVVYRRKDGRYGLIEPS; this is encoded by the coding sequence ATGAATTACAACGTACGCGGTGAAAACATTGAGGTAACTCCAGCAATTCGAGAATACGTCGAAAAGAAAATTGGCAAGTTAGAACGATATTTTAACAATACACCAGATGCAAATGTGTTAGTGAATTTAAAAGTGAACAATAATACATCTAAGGTCGAAGTGACGATTCCTATGCAGAATTTGGTTCTTCGCGCTGAAGAGGAAAATGCGGATATGTATGCTGCCATTGACTTGATCAATGATAAGCTTGAACGCCAAATTCGTAAACATAAAACGAAGGTCAACCGTAAGTTCCGGAATAATCTATCGACGACACCCGATGCATTCGCCTTCAATACGGATGTTGACGAGGTGGTGGATGAATTCGAAGACGATAATGATATTGAAGTGGTCCGCAATAAGCGCTTTGATTTAAAGCCGATGGACAGTGAAGAAGCGATTTTACAAATGAATATGCTTGGTCACAGTTTCTTCGTTTACACGAATGCGGATACTAATACAACAAACGTAGTGTACCGCCGAAAAGATGGGCGCTATGGATTGATTGAACCTAGTTAA
- the flaG gene encoding flagellar protein FlaG: MLESLSTNILSSQHRTAISEGISAYYQREMNTLAYSEQSVESTDEPLKEKVQEMVDSLNTFLNPTHTAVRFEYHEKPDEYFVKVVDDATDETIREIPPKKLLDFYAAMTEFVGIMVDEKI; this comes from the coding sequence ATGCTGGAGAGCTTGTCCACGAATATTCTTTCCTCACAACATAGAACAGCAATCTCGGAAGGAATCAGTGCATATTATCAGCGGGAAATGAATACGCTTGCCTATTCGGAACAAAGTGTGGAATCTACTGATGAGCCTTTAAAAGAAAAGGTGCAGGAAATGGTGGATAGTTTGAACACCTTCCTGAATCCGACACATACGGCCGTTCGTTTTGAATATCACGAGAAGCCGGATGAGTACTTTGTCAAGGTAGTCGATGACGCGACGGATGAGACGATCAGGGAAATTCCGCCGAAGAAGTTATTGGATTTCTATGCGGCAATGACGGAGTTTGTCGGCATCATGGTGGATGAAAAAATATAA